A region of Maniola jurtina chromosome 7, ilManJurt1.1, whole genome shotgun sequence DNA encodes the following proteins:
- the LOC123867007 gene encoding PDZ and LIM domain protein Zasp isoform X2, with translation MAQLITVRLNKSDQQPLGFRLQGGKDFGTPLVVQKVNGGGAAERAGLQAGDALIRVNNTDVYTLRHQEAQDTIRAAGPTLELTVQRGGGTWRPAVTPTGSLPRPGSKPLGGSPVPVTNTSLKATPQPTRAFGSGHNSVAKPFGYMNGSDSVKSIVNKQYNTPVNMYSDKTIAETLSAQTEVLAGGVLGVNFKKNEKTYDAEKSAVFKVLQEAENDPEPEPTTFLSRARVARTGSPSVALRAQAAARSARERLPPRPASASLAPGAPHRPSIPVGSHRVLSDGRVALGAPAPAPPQLAVSPPPTTDTPYCSECNRNIDGVFVRIKDKNLHVECFKCATCGSSLKNQGYYNINGKLYCDIHAKLVARQNPPAPNLEPVTVSPGGRIPTNAYSTPLPPLSTNNYTNGSSSMFSPSSNLSGPKPFGSSIGSAYSPASLSPRSAPLSPARPLAAPAAPSPAIPAATPFAPNNNTKSIVWPPPFPPEDEPQTEINPSKIQKLPCSDITSSVQEAQIVIPDSNLNSRTTETNLQTKSAEQNSSSSQQKSEYSSNTTYETAITSSSTSKSESIVQSQQSQSIKELSSCTVQSFSQAASSHESQSFSIYETQEASELNNNRLLCEVNTVEKSTKPKAKENQTSDKSISNAKDINSGVKEIVEDIESKYQTNTAVSTLDRNTISKHNYSVSLGEDTTKKREISDLTETNVNAFLDFHKDTPAALQTESPQSDMAMKQSHNIFKQEPKPLPLPPSNRQNKQRSLPSQTTPQKPQNKSVNAKTTPQTNSSTSSQMKNSNIVRGSLLEALTIAPDRPFSPLAFNIPNQHLSSSSTSQNQSIPSDNIFSPAMHTNSDFTINEPSPKSSELSTMQKTGLLQTSSGLSAFKPVSKQTFPPPSPSEFSAMIDGSQINKEMNQFSHMQQESLSSQTKFTQNVAVSASSASTTQGFSTINTAENYLQQSNKQESSTFAITKSGFHRPEIVPPYQQKIEPQLPFRSGPNPAMQQTPVAPIPVNPQKRQNIPEQNKLKNKEPSSLMTFQPVVDETMQRISPVRSRPTTPSLINKPAPIIPPYQMNLVTMEHAAPESRMYSPAREEPGQSLSSKGTCRSPFNPLKAQAPRIKENSIQYPNLNQGEIQNQPPIVREQRESNVGYQSQSYNKGDMKIKEDSMFNQNYGQRQQESQNVSEYGNTTVQTTRKTYEEFERAQSAKVIEIQKGGSRSSGSYQQVESNSLPSSNMSIKQVFPPTVSNLIPSQPNLSFNTTNENVITASKQAEFYQPTPLISGANQGPVCDPTPSTGSSVGAATRGKTFGVSSAPKRGRGVLNKAALPGSRVPLCGSCNGNIRGPFITALGRIWCPEHFICVNATCRRQLQDIGFVEENGQLYCEYCFEQYIAPACDKCHAKIKGDCLNAIGKHFHPECFSCVYCGKLFGNNPFFLEDGLPYCEADWNELFTTKCFACGFPVEAGDRWVEALNNNYHSQCFNCTVCKKNLEGQSFFAKGGRPFCKLHAR, from the exons GTTAacggcggcggcgcggccgAGCGCGCGGGCCTGCAGGCGGGCGACGCGCTCATCCGCGTCAACAACACAGACGTGTACACGCTGCGCCACCAGGAGGCGCAGGACACCATCCGCGCGGCCGGCCCCACGCTCGAACTTACTGTGCAGAG AGGTGGCGGCACTTGGCGGCCGGCGGTGACGCCCACGGGCAGCCTGCCGCGGCCGGGCTCCAAGCCCCTCGGCGGGAGCCCCGTGCCCGTCACGAACACCTCCCTGAAGGCGACGCCGCAGCCCACACGCGCTTTCGGTTCCGGACACAACAGCGTTGCAAAACCTTTTGGATAC ATGAACGGCAGTGACAGTGTGAAGAGCATCGTCAACAAGCAGTACAACACGCCCGTCAACATGTACAGCGACAAGACCATCGCCGAGACGCTCTCCGCGCAAACAGAGGTCTTGGCCGGAGGCGTTCTCGG AGTTAACTTTAAGAAGAATGAGAAAACTTATGATGCAGAGAAGAGTGCCGTCTTCAAGGTGCTACAAGAGGCAGAAAATGACCCAGAGCCAG AACCGACCACTTTTTTATCGCGGGCTCGTGTGGCACGCACCGGCTCGCCGAGCGTGGCGCTGCGCGCGCAGGCCGCGGCGCGCTCGGCTCGCGAGCGCCTGCCGCCGCGCCCCGCGTCGGCGAGCCTCGCTCCGGGCGCCCCGCACCGGCCCAGCATCCCCGTGGGCAGCCACCGCGTGCTGTCGGACGGCCGCGTGGCCCTGGGCGCGCCCGCCCCCGCGCCGCCGCAGCTCGCCGTCTCGCCGCCGCCCACCACCGACACGCCCTATTGCTCCGAGTGTAACCGCAACATCGA TGGCGTGTTCGTGCGCATCAAGGACAAGAACCTGCACGTGGAGTGCTTCAAGTGCGCGACGTGCGGCTCGTCGCTGAAGAACCAGGGCTACTACAACATCAACGGCAAGCTGTACTGCGACATCCACGCCAAGCTGGTGGCGCGCCAGAACCCGCCCGCGCCCAACCTCGAGCCCGTCACAGTGTCCCC CGGTGGTCGAATTCCCACCAACGCCTACTCGACTCCTTTGCCGCCGCTGTCTACGAACAACTACACAAACGGCTCCTCTTCAATGTTCAGC CCGTCAAGCAACCTGTCAGGGCCTAAACCATTCGGCTCGTCCATCGGCTCGGCGTACTCGCCCGCCTCGCTATCGCCACGCTCGGCGCCGCTGTCGCCCGCGCGCCCgctcgccgcgcccgccgcgccctcGCCCGCCATCCCGGCGGCTACCCCCTTCGCACCCA ACAACAATACAAAAAGCATTGTGTGGCCCCCACCGTTTCCTCCAGAAGACGAACCACAAACAGAAATTAACCCAAGTAAAATTCAAAAACTACCTTGTAGCGACATTACTTCTTCGGTTCAAGAGGCACAAATAGTGATACCAGATAGTAATTTAAATTCTCGTACAACcgaaacaaacttacaaacaaaatctGCAGAACAGAATAGTTCTTCATCTCAGCAAAAATCGGAATACTCTTCAAATACTACATATGAAACTGCTATCACTTCGTCATCAACTTCTAAATCAGAATCGATAGTGCAAAGTCAGCAATCTCAATCAATTAAAGAATTATCTTCCTGTACTGTTCAATCGTTTTCTCAAGCAGCTTCATCTCATGAAAGTCAAAGTTTTTCTATTTATGAAACACAGGAAGCCTCTGAACTAAATAATAACAGGCTCTTATGCGAGGTTAATACTGTAGAAAAGTCCACAAAACCAAAGGCAAAAGAAAATCAAACTTCAGATAAAAGTATAAGTAACGCCAAAGACATTAATTCAGGTGTAAAAGAAATCGTTGAGGACATAGAGTCAAAATATCAAACGAATACAGCAGTATCGACCCTAGATAGGAATACTATTTCGAAGCATAATTATAGCGTTAGTCTAGGTGAAGATACAACGAAAAAACGTGAAATTTCAGATTTAACTGAAACAAATGTGAACGCATTTTTAGATTTCCATAAAGATACACCTGCAGCGTTACAAACAGAAAGCCCGCAAAGCGATATGGCGATGAAACaatcacataatatatttaagcAGGAACCGAAACCGCTTCCTTTACCGCCGAGTAACCGTCAAAATAAACAGCGTTCTCTGCCATCGCAAACgacgccacaaaaaccacaaaaTAAAAGTGTTAATGCTAAAACCACTCCTCAAACCAATTCATCTACATCAAGCCAAATGAAAAATTCTAATATTGTAAGGGGATCTTTGTTAGAGGCTCTAACAATAGCTCCTGATCGACCCTTTAGTCCATTAGCTTTCAATATACCAAATCAGCATCTTTCATCGTCATCAACAAGTCAAAACCAATCAATACCATCTGACAATATATTTTCACCGGCAATGCACACAAATAGTGATTTTACTATAAACGAACCTAGTCCGAAATCCAGTGAACTTTCGACTATGCAAAAAACAGGATTGTTGCAAACTTCTTCTGGATTATCGGCATTTAAGCCAGTCAGTAAACAAACATTTCCACCACCGTCACCTTCAGAATTTTCTGCAATGATAGATGGCTCTCAAATTAATAAAGAGATGAATCAATTTTCTCATATGCAACAAGAGTCTTTATCATCACAAACGAAATTTACACAAAATGTTGCTGTTTCTGCTAGCAGTGCATCCACTACTCAAGGGTTTTCAACAATAAATACCGCAGAGAACTATTTGCAACAATCAAATAAACAAGAATCATCGACATTTGCAATAACAAAATCTGGTTTTCATAGGCCTGAAATAGTCCCACCATATCAACAGAAAATTGAACCACAGCTGCCATTTCGTAGCGGACCTAACCCGGCTATGCAGCAAACACCTGTTGCTCCTATACCAGTGAATCCTCAAAAACGCCAAAATATACCTGAACAaaacaagttaaaaaataaagaacctTCCAGTTTAATGACGTTTCAGCCTGTTGTTGACGAAACTATGCAAAGAATTTCACCCGTACGCAGCCGTCCAACGACTccaagtttaattaataaaccTGCACCTATTATTCCTCCGTATCAGATGAATTTAGTTACAATGGAACACGCAGCGCCTGAAAGTCGCATGTACTCACCAGCAAGAGAAGAACCTGGCCAATCTTTATCATCTAAAGGAACATGTCGTTCACCATTTAATCCACTAAAAGCACAAGCTCCTCGAATTAAAGAGAATTCTATCCAATATCCTAACTTGAACCAAggcgaaattcaaaatcaaCCACCAATTGTAAGAGAACAAAGAGAGTCCAATGTAggatatcaaagtcaaagttacaACAAAGGAGATATGAAAATTAAAGAAGATAGTATGTTTAATCAAAACTATGGTCAGAGACAACAAGAATCTCAGAATGTGTCTGAATATGGCAATACAACTGTACAAACCACGAGAAAAACTTACGAAGAGTTTGAGAGAGCACAATCCGCTAAAGTGATAGAAATACAAAAAGGTGGTTCTCGGTCTTCTGGTTCATATCAGCAAGTTGAATCAAATAGCCTACCCTCGTCTAATATGTCCATCAAACAGGTTTTCCCTCCTACCGTTTCAAATTTGATACCATCCCAACCGAACTTGTCATTTAATACTACTAACGAAAATGTTATCACCGCTAGTAAACAAGCTGAATTTTATCAACCGACTCCTTTGATATCTGGTGCTAACCAAGGTCCAGTGTGTGATCCTACCCCATCAACAGGTTCCAGTGTAGGAGCTGCCACTCGCGGCAAAACCTTTGGTGTTTCATCAGCCCCTAAACGAGGAAGAGGAGTCTTAAACAAAGCTGCTCTACCCGGATCACGCGTACCTCTTTGTGGTTCTTGCAATGGCAACATTAG GGGGCCGTTTATAACTGCGTTGGGTCGGATTTGGTGCCCCGAGCATTTCATATGTGTGAACGCAACATGCCGACGACAGTTACAAGACATTGGATTTGTGGAAGAAAATGGACAACTATATTGCGAATATTGCTTTGAGCAATATATCGCTCCTGCTTGTGACAAATGCCATGCGAAGATTAAAGGA GATTGCTTGAACGCCATCGGCAAACACTTCCACCCAGAATGTTTCAGCTGCGTGTATTGTGGGAAATTATTCGGAAACAATCCGTTCTTCTTAGAAGATGGATTGCCATATTGTGAAGCAG
- the LOC123867007 gene encoding PDZ and LIM domain protein Zasp isoform X5, which produces MAQLITVRLNKSDQQPLGFRLQGGKDFGTPLVVQKVNGGGAAERAGLQAGDALIRVNNTDVYTLRHQEAQDTIRAAGPTLELTVQRGGGTWRPAVTPTGSLPRPGSKPLGGSPVPVTNTSLKATPQPTRAFGSGHNSVAKPFGYMNGSDSVKSIVNKQYNTPVNMYSDKTIAETLSAQTEVLAGGVLGVNFKKNEKTYDAEKSAVFKVLQEAENDPEPEPTTFLSRARVARTGSPSVALRAQAAARSARERLPPRPASASLAPGAPHRPSIPVGSHRVLSDGRVALGAPAPAPPQLAVSPPPTTDTPYCSECNRNIDGVFVRIKDKNLHVECFKCATCGSSLKNQGYYNINGKLYCDIHAKLVARQNPPAPNLEPVTVSPGGRIPTNAYSTPLPPLSTNNYTNGSSSMFSPSSNLSGPKPFGSSIGSAYSPASLSPRSAPLSPARPLAAPAAPSPAIPAATPFAPTNETQTMSSQHKTEFKSPAEERLIRKMAKMALNGYEIGIQRKIKPADHIQSMADKIQDTVVTKHPLNSDSVPSGENSRESTLKRPLNKNVDKGYKSLDTSILNTVNHLTGNDSIICGNSHTPIPPPLPTTPVPTFQAHSTPIANILNNIAAKSPDYNLKLNNTINKYETPLLQSNIEKSQNGGYSSSDDSSKDKSECNFNTLKKIGSEKATIFNENNTPYQDAKKSELISDINFSNTLSKRKLFERNDAVNESSISENNFKMFDKINNSVPEKDHARKYNSSENSMEDIKSSVYQEENTKKLPNSLFDNTIYTYKSGKSNGIGEKIINNKNEHATEHIEHIKETSNSNHDSDNKVDSEEIVVRRRDKKNFRNDDGRRDSHIIARPLSTMTSVDVADGQYPVCHICDKAITRGPFITALGRIWCPEHFICVNATCRRQLQDIGFVEENGQLYCEYCFEQYIAPACDKCHAKIKGDCLNAIGKHFHPECFSCVYCGKLFGNNPFFLEDGLPYCEADWNELFTTKCFACGFPVEAGDRWVEALNNNYHSQCFNCTVCKKNLEGQSFFAKGGRPFCKLHAR; this is translated from the exons GTTAacggcggcggcgcggccgAGCGCGCGGGCCTGCAGGCGGGCGACGCGCTCATCCGCGTCAACAACACAGACGTGTACACGCTGCGCCACCAGGAGGCGCAGGACACCATCCGCGCGGCCGGCCCCACGCTCGAACTTACTGTGCAGAG AGGTGGCGGCACTTGGCGGCCGGCGGTGACGCCCACGGGCAGCCTGCCGCGGCCGGGCTCCAAGCCCCTCGGCGGGAGCCCCGTGCCCGTCACGAACACCTCCCTGAAGGCGACGCCGCAGCCCACACGCGCTTTCGGTTCCGGACACAACAGCGTTGCAAAACCTTTTGGATAC ATGAACGGCAGTGACAGTGTGAAGAGCATCGTCAACAAGCAGTACAACACGCCCGTCAACATGTACAGCGACAAGACCATCGCCGAGACGCTCTCCGCGCAAACAGAGGTCTTGGCCGGAGGCGTTCTCGG AGTTAACTTTAAGAAGAATGAGAAAACTTATGATGCAGAGAAGAGTGCCGTCTTCAAGGTGCTACAAGAGGCAGAAAATGACCCAGAGCCAG AACCGACCACTTTTTTATCGCGGGCTCGTGTGGCACGCACCGGCTCGCCGAGCGTGGCGCTGCGCGCGCAGGCCGCGGCGCGCTCGGCTCGCGAGCGCCTGCCGCCGCGCCCCGCGTCGGCGAGCCTCGCTCCGGGCGCCCCGCACCGGCCCAGCATCCCCGTGGGCAGCCACCGCGTGCTGTCGGACGGCCGCGTGGCCCTGGGCGCGCCCGCCCCCGCGCCGCCGCAGCTCGCCGTCTCGCCGCCGCCCACCACCGACACGCCCTATTGCTCCGAGTGTAACCGCAACATCGA TGGCGTGTTCGTGCGCATCAAGGACAAGAACCTGCACGTGGAGTGCTTCAAGTGCGCGACGTGCGGCTCGTCGCTGAAGAACCAGGGCTACTACAACATCAACGGCAAGCTGTACTGCGACATCCACGCCAAGCTGGTGGCGCGCCAGAACCCGCCCGCGCCCAACCTCGAGCCCGTCACAGTGTCCCC CGGTGGTCGAATTCCCACCAACGCCTACTCGACTCCTTTGCCGCCGCTGTCTACGAACAACTACACAAACGGCTCCTCTTCAATGTTCAGC CCGTCAAGCAACCTGTCAGGGCCTAAACCATTCGGCTCGTCCATCGGCTCGGCGTACTCGCCCGCCTCGCTATCGCCACGCTCGGCGCCGCTGTCGCCCGCGCGCCCgctcgccgcgcccgccgcgccctcGCCCGCCATCCCGGCGGCTACCCCCTTCGCACCCA CTAATGAAACACAAACCATGAGCAGTCAACACAAGACAGAATTCAAGAGCCCTGCAGAAGAACGACTCATTAGAAAAATGGCAAAAATGGCTCTTAATGGCTACGAAATAGGGattcaaagaaaaattaaacctgCCGATCACATTCAGTCAATGGCTGACAAAATCCAAGACACTGTTGTGACCAAGCATCCTCTCAATTCTGACAGTGTACCATCCGGCGAAAATAGCCGCGAGAGCACTTTAAAGCGgccattaaataaaaatgttgatAAAGGATACAAATCTTTGGATACCAGTATACTGAATACAGTCAATCATCTCACAGGCAACGATTCTATCATCTGCGGTAATTCACATACGCCAATACCGCCACCTCTACCCACTACTCCAGTGCCAACATTCCAAGCTCATAGCACTCCTATTGccaatattttgaataatattgCGGCAAAGAGTCCCGACTATAATCTAAAATTAAACAATACCATAAACAAGTATGAAACACCACTATTGCAGTCAAACATTGAAAAATCGCAAAACGGTGGGTATTCAAGTAGTGATGACTCCAGCAAAGATAAATCAGAGTGTAATTtcaacacattaaaaaaaattggatctGAAAAAGCAACAATTTTCAATGAAAACAATACTCCATATCAAGATgctaaaaaatctgaattaatATCCGATATCAATTTCTCTAACACGTTAAGTAAAAGAAAATTGTTTGAAAGAAATGATGCAGTGAATGAATCAAGTATCtcggaaaataattttaaaatgtttgataAAATCAATAATAGCGTACCAGAAAAAGACCATGCAAGAAAATATAACAGTTCTGAAAATTCTATGGAAGATATCAAAAGCTCAGTGTATcaagaagaaaatacaaaaaagctGCCTAATAGTTTGTTTGATAACACAATATACACTTACAAGTCTGGCAAAAGTAATGGCATTggtgaaaaaattataaataacaaaaatgaaCACGCCACAGAACACATTGAACATATAAAAGAAACCAGTAATTCAAATCACGACTCAGATAACAAAGTTGATTCAGAAGAAATAGTAGTAAGACGAAGAGATAAGAAAAACTTTAGGAATGATGATGGCAGAAGAGATTCTCACATTATAGCAAGGCCTCTGAGTACAATGACTTCAGTGGACGTCGCTGATGGACAATATCCTGTATGTCATATATGTGACAAGGCTATAACCAG GGGGCCGTTTATAACTGCGTTGGGTCGGATTTGGTGCCCCGAGCATTTCATATGTGTGAACGCAACATGCCGACGACAGTTACAAGACATTGGATTTGTGGAAGAAAATGGACAACTATATTGCGAATATTGCTTTGAGCAATATATCGCTCCTGCTTGTGACAAATGCCATGCGAAGATTAAAGGA GATTGCTTGAACGCCATCGGCAAACACTTCCACCCAGAATGTTTCAGCTGCGTGTATTGTGGGAAATTATTCGGAAACAATCCGTTCTTCTTAGAAGATGGATTGCCATATTGTGAAGCAG
- the LOC123867007 gene encoding PDZ and LIM domain protein Zasp isoform X4 translates to MAQLITVRLNKSDQQPLGFRLQGGKDFGTPLVVQKVNGGGAAERAGLQAGDALIRVNNTDVYTLRHQEAQDTIRAAGPTLELTVQRGGGTWRPAVTPTGSLPRPGSKPLGGSPVPVTNTSLKATPQPTRAFGSGHNSVAKPFGYMNGSDSVKSIVNKQYNTPVNMYSDKTIAETLSAQTEVLAGGVLGVNFKKNEKTYDAEKSAVFKVLQEAENDPEPEPTTFLSRARVARTGSPSVALRAQAAARSARERLPPRPASASLAPGAPHRPSIPVGSHRVLSDGRVALGAPAPAPPQLAVSPPPTTDTPYCSECNRNIDGVFVRIKDKNLHVECFKCATCGSSLKNQGYYNINGKLYCDIHAKLVARQNPPAPNLEPVTVSPGGRIPTNAYSTPLPPLSTNNYTNGSSSMFSPSSNLSGPKPFGSSIGSAYSPASLSPRSAPLSPARPLAAPAAPSPAIPAATPFAPKNPVSVFKANETQTMSSQHKTEFKSPAEERLIRKMAKMALNGYEIGIQRKIKPADHIQSMADKIQDTVVTKHPLNSDSVPSGENSRESTLKRPLNKNVDKGYKSLDTSILNTVNHLTGNDSIICGNSHTPIPPPLPTTPVPTFQAHSTPIANILNNIAAKSPDYNLKLNNTINKYETPLLQSNIEKSQNGGYSSSDDSSKDKSECNFNTLKKIGSEKATIFNENNTPYQDAKKSELISDINFSNTLSKRKLFERNDAVNESSISENNFKMFDKINNSVPEKDHARKYNSSENSMEDIKSSVYQEENTKKLPNSLFDNTIYTYKSGKSNGIGEKIINNKNEHATEHIEHIKETSNSNHDSDNKVDSEEIVVRRRDKKNFRNDDGRRDSHIIARPLSTMTSVDVADGQYPVCHICDKAITRGPFITALGRIWCPEHFICVNATCRRQLQDIGFVEENGQLYCEYCFEQYIAPACDKCHAKIKGDCLNAIGKHFHPECFSCVYCGKLFGNNPFFLEDGLPYCEADWNELFTTKCFACGFPVEAGDRWVEALNNNYHSQCFNCTVCKKNLEGQSFFAKGGRPFCKLHAR, encoded by the exons GTTAacggcggcggcgcggccgAGCGCGCGGGCCTGCAGGCGGGCGACGCGCTCATCCGCGTCAACAACACAGACGTGTACACGCTGCGCCACCAGGAGGCGCAGGACACCATCCGCGCGGCCGGCCCCACGCTCGAACTTACTGTGCAGAG AGGTGGCGGCACTTGGCGGCCGGCGGTGACGCCCACGGGCAGCCTGCCGCGGCCGGGCTCCAAGCCCCTCGGCGGGAGCCCCGTGCCCGTCACGAACACCTCCCTGAAGGCGACGCCGCAGCCCACACGCGCTTTCGGTTCCGGACACAACAGCGTTGCAAAACCTTTTGGATAC ATGAACGGCAGTGACAGTGTGAAGAGCATCGTCAACAAGCAGTACAACACGCCCGTCAACATGTACAGCGACAAGACCATCGCCGAGACGCTCTCCGCGCAAACAGAGGTCTTGGCCGGAGGCGTTCTCGG AGTTAACTTTAAGAAGAATGAGAAAACTTATGATGCAGAGAAGAGTGCCGTCTTCAAGGTGCTACAAGAGGCAGAAAATGACCCAGAGCCAG AACCGACCACTTTTTTATCGCGGGCTCGTGTGGCACGCACCGGCTCGCCGAGCGTGGCGCTGCGCGCGCAGGCCGCGGCGCGCTCGGCTCGCGAGCGCCTGCCGCCGCGCCCCGCGTCGGCGAGCCTCGCTCCGGGCGCCCCGCACCGGCCCAGCATCCCCGTGGGCAGCCACCGCGTGCTGTCGGACGGCCGCGTGGCCCTGGGCGCGCCCGCCCCCGCGCCGCCGCAGCTCGCCGTCTCGCCGCCGCCCACCACCGACACGCCCTATTGCTCCGAGTGTAACCGCAACATCGA TGGCGTGTTCGTGCGCATCAAGGACAAGAACCTGCACGTGGAGTGCTTCAAGTGCGCGACGTGCGGCTCGTCGCTGAAGAACCAGGGCTACTACAACATCAACGGCAAGCTGTACTGCGACATCCACGCCAAGCTGGTGGCGCGCCAGAACCCGCCCGCGCCCAACCTCGAGCCCGTCACAGTGTCCCC CGGTGGTCGAATTCCCACCAACGCCTACTCGACTCCTTTGCCGCCGCTGTCTACGAACAACTACACAAACGGCTCCTCTTCAATGTTCAGC CCGTCAAGCAACCTGTCAGGGCCTAAACCATTCGGCTCGTCCATCGGCTCGGCGTACTCGCCCGCCTCGCTATCGCCACGCTCGGCGCCGCTGTCGCCCGCGCGCCCgctcgccgcgcccgccgcgccctcGCCCGCCATCCCGGCGGCTACCCCCTTCGCACCCA AGAACCCAGTTTCAGTTTTTAAAG CTAATGAAACACAAACCATGAGCAGTCAACACAAGACAGAATTCAAGAGCCCTGCAGAAGAACGACTCATTAGAAAAATGGCAAAAATGGCTCTTAATGGCTACGAAATAGGGattcaaagaaaaattaaacctgCCGATCACATTCAGTCAATGGCTGACAAAATCCAAGACACTGTTGTGACCAAGCATCCTCTCAATTCTGACAGTGTACCATCCGGCGAAAATAGCCGCGAGAGCACTTTAAAGCGgccattaaataaaaatgttgatAAAGGATACAAATCTTTGGATACCAGTATACTGAATACAGTCAATCATCTCACAGGCAACGATTCTATCATCTGCGGTAATTCACATACGCCAATACCGCCACCTCTACCCACTACTCCAGTGCCAACATTCCAAGCTCATAGCACTCCTATTGccaatattttgaataatattgCGGCAAAGAGTCCCGACTATAATCTAAAATTAAACAATACCATAAACAAGTATGAAACACCACTATTGCAGTCAAACATTGAAAAATCGCAAAACGGTGGGTATTCAAGTAGTGATGACTCCAGCAAAGATAAATCAGAGTGTAATTtcaacacattaaaaaaaattggatctGAAAAAGCAACAATTTTCAATGAAAACAATACTCCATATCAAGATgctaaaaaatctgaattaatATCCGATATCAATTTCTCTAACACGTTAAGTAAAAGAAAATTGTTTGAAAGAAATGATGCAGTGAATGAATCAAGTATCtcggaaaataattttaaaatgtttgataAAATCAATAATAGCGTACCAGAAAAAGACCATGCAAGAAAATATAACAGTTCTGAAAATTCTATGGAAGATATCAAAAGCTCAGTGTATcaagaagaaaatacaaaaaagctGCCTAATAGTTTGTTTGATAACACAATATACACTTACAAGTCTGGCAAAAGTAATGGCATTggtgaaaaaattataaataacaaaaatgaaCACGCCACAGAACACATTGAACATATAAAAGAAACCAGTAATTCAAATCACGACTCAGATAACAAAGTTGATTCAGAAGAAATAGTAGTAAGACGAAGAGATAAGAAAAACTTTAGGAATGATGATGGCAGAAGAGATTCTCACATTATAGCAAGGCCTCTGAGTACAATGACTTCAGTGGACGTCGCTGATGGACAATATCCTGTATGTCATATATGTGACAAGGCTATAACCAG GGGGCCGTTTATAACTGCGTTGGGTCGGATTTGGTGCCCCGAGCATTTCATATGTGTGAACGCAACATGCCGACGACAGTTACAAGACATTGGATTTGTGGAAGAAAATGGACAACTATATTGCGAATATTGCTTTGAGCAATATATCGCTCCTGCTTGTGACAAATGCCATGCGAAGATTAAAGGA GATTGCTTGAACGCCATCGGCAAACACTTCCACCCAGAATGTTTCAGCTGCGTGTATTGTGGGAAATTATTCGGAAACAATCCGTTCTTCTTAGAAGATGGATTGCCATATTGTGAAGCAG